A section of the Streptomyces sp. NBC_01591 genome encodes:
- a CDS encoding VC0807 family protein, whose amino-acid sequence MTSPAATVTAPVADAPAATAPHTPRNALLDSMMPLLVDVGVPLASYYALKAAGLSTFAALAWSSVLPAVRTVWGVLRKRRLNGLAALIVTVNVVSLLTSLMVGDPRLMVAKDSGVSSIIGLVILVTALKGQPMMSAGLRPVLVKGDAAKDTAWQRLSAHSAAFRRAEIRFSAVWGAALLGECVVRAVGAYALPVETMVWLGTVIMVATMVCAFLLSGRVGAVPMQRMIAEDVEAEKAARTAR is encoded by the coding sequence ATGACCAGCCCGGCCGCCACCGTCACCGCCCCTGTCGCAGATGCTCCGGCCGCCACCGCTCCGCACACGCCGCGCAATGCCCTGCTGGACAGCATGATGCCGCTGCTCGTGGATGTGGGGGTGCCGCTCGCCTCGTACTACGCGCTGAAGGCGGCGGGCCTGAGCACCTTCGCCGCGCTGGCCTGGAGCAGTGTGCTGCCGGCCGTGCGCACCGTGTGGGGCGTGCTGCGCAAGCGTCGGCTCAACGGGCTGGCGGCACTGATCGTGACGGTCAACGTGGTGAGCCTGCTGACCAGCCTGATGGTCGGGGACCCGCGGCTGATGGTCGCCAAGGACAGCGGGGTGAGCAGCATCATCGGGCTCGTGATCCTGGTGACCGCGCTGAAGGGACAGCCGATGATGAGCGCGGGGTTGCGGCCCGTGCTGGTGAAGGGCGACGCGGCCAAGGACACCGCCTGGCAGCGGCTCTCGGCCCACTCGGCGGCGTTCCGGCGGGCGGAGATCCGGTTCTCGGCGGTGTGGGGTGCGGCGCTGCTGGGCGAGTGCGTGGTGCGGGCCGTGGGTGCCTACGCGCTGCCGGTGGAGACGATGGTGTGGCTCGGCACGGTGATCATGGTGGCGACGATGGTGTGCGCGTTCCTGCTCTCGGGCCGGGTGGGCGCGGTCCCGATGCAGCGGATGATCGCCGAGGACGTCGAGGCGGAGAAGGCGGCGCGGACCGCACGCTGA
- a CDS encoding DUF981 family protein, translating into MIHHVISLAASGLKIDWARMPTYNTIMSVAAGAGLLLVVALGRQLLTPGRVISPEGWVLAFGALGFTLVTTGLHMTLTWPLAGQGFPFDNIIFGEPALAFGVFLFTASFYLWRRGAELNSADRIARSARVAMPISVFVFGLGLACFGIAAAGWKYTLFAAPPEEPVSGEFARWPILEASFMSGLYVLVGIGALLFPFVLRRPSSWMAPVTGVVWGLAGLAFLLFGGLNYFTHIGLIVNTM; encoded by the coding sequence ATGATCCACCATGTCATCTCCCTGGCGGCATCCGGCCTGAAGATCGACTGGGCCAGGATGCCGACGTACAACACGATCATGTCGGTGGCCGCCGGCGCGGGGCTGCTGCTCGTGGTGGCGCTGGGGCGCCAACTCCTCACGCCCGGACGCGTCATCAGCCCCGAAGGCTGGGTCCTCGCCTTCGGAGCCCTCGGCTTCACCCTGGTCACCACGGGCCTCCACATGACCCTGACCTGGCCACTCGCCGGACAGGGCTTCCCGTTCGACAACATCATCTTCGGCGAACCGGCGCTCGCCTTCGGTGTCTTCCTCTTCACCGCGTCCTTCTACCTCTGGAGACGCGGAGCCGAACTCAACAGCGCGGACCGCATCGCCCGATCGGCCCGTGTCGCCATGCCCATCTCCGTCTTCGTGTTCGGGCTCGGGCTCGCCTGCTTCGGAATCGCCGCCGCGGGCTGGAAGTACACGCTCTTCGCCGCACCGCCCGAGGAACCCGTCTCCGGGGAGTTCGCGCGGTGGCCGATCCTGGAGGCGAGCTTCATGTCCGGGCTGTACGTCCTGGTGGGCATCGGCGCGCTGCTGTTCCCGTTCGTGCTGCGCCGGCCGTCGAGCTGGATGGCTCCGGTGACCGGTGTCGTCTGGGGCCTGGCCGGTCTGGCGTTCCTGCTCTTCGGCGGGCTCAACTACTTCACCCACATCGGCCTCATCGTCAACACCATGTGA
- a CDS encoding alpha/beta fold hydrolase, protein MLAGAGTWNAAADDSGPAVHRQDRMMKSDGVSIDTSYFTAGGTGRRPAVLIGHGFGGSKDDVRAQAEQLARSGYAVLTWSARGFGKSGGDISLNAPDREVKDVSRLIDWLADRPEVRLDAEGDPRVGITGASYGGAVSLLAAGYDKRVDAIAPQITYWNLADALFPDGVFKKLWAGIFVTTGGGCQKFEKRLCEMYERVAVSGKPDAVARALLTERSPSAVADRLEVPALIVQGQSDSLFPLGQADAMAKAISGNGAPVAVDWIAGGHDGGDPETDRVHRRIGDWFDRYLKDDKGTGTGPGFRVTRTGGIDSTDGAALTRGASSATYPGLSSGAESVALGSRTKTFRNPAGANPPAISAVPGVGGGLAQLSSLGVGLSIDFPGQYARFDSAPLDKPLSVTGSPTVQVDVKAERGDAVLFGKVYDVSPDGKQQVLPSQLVAPFRITPDQQGKPVRLTLPAIDHRFDAGHRLRLVLSATDLGYASPAEPTTYTVTPAGPLTVPTAPALKTAPATLPWWTWGLPAAAVVIAALLLLTARRRTATPAPDPALADVPLQITGLAKKYARSTDRYAVKELSFRVEKGQVLGLLGPNGAGKTTTLRMLMGLITPDGGEIRVFGQAIRPGAPVLSRVGSFVEGAGFLPHLSGRANLELYWQATGRPAEDAHMEEALEIAGLGDALARAVRTYSQGMRQRLAIAQAMLGMPDLLILDEPTNGLDPPQIREMRDVMIRYAAGGRTVIVSSHLLSEVEQSCTHLVVMDRGRLVQAGPVAEITGSGDMLLVTTAQEVAEPLVEKIAALAGIGSAVRTDDGLGLLVRLDGATSSGLIAELVRLDVPLTGVGPHRRLEDAFLTLISGGSA, encoded by the coding sequence GTGCTGGCCGGTGCGGGCACCTGGAACGCCGCGGCCGACGACAGCGGACCCGCCGTGCACCGCCAGGACCGGATGATGAAGTCCGACGGGGTGTCCATCGACACCTCGTACTTCACCGCCGGCGGCACCGGGCGCCGGCCCGCCGTGCTGATCGGGCACGGCTTCGGCGGCAGCAAGGACGATGTGCGGGCGCAGGCCGAGCAGTTGGCCCGTTCCGGATACGCCGTGCTGACCTGGTCCGCCCGAGGGTTCGGGAAGTCGGGCGGGGACATCTCACTCAACGCCCCCGACCGCGAGGTCAAGGACGTGTCCCGGCTGATCGACTGGCTCGCGGACCGGCCCGAGGTGCGACTCGATGCCGAGGGTGACCCCCGCGTCGGGATCACCGGGGCCTCCTACGGCGGAGCCGTCTCGCTCCTCGCCGCCGGGTACGACAAGCGCGTCGACGCCATCGCACCGCAGATCACCTACTGGAACCTCGCCGACGCCCTCTTCCCCGACGGGGTCTTCAAGAAGCTCTGGGCCGGAATCTTCGTCACCACCGGCGGCGGCTGCCAGAAGTTCGAGAAGCGGCTCTGCGAGATGTACGAACGGGTCGCCGTCAGCGGAAAGCCGGACGCCGTCGCGCGTGCCCTGCTGACCGAGCGTTCGCCGAGCGCCGTCGCCGACCGCCTCGAGGTGCCCGCGCTCATCGTGCAGGGACAGTCCGACTCCCTCTTCCCGCTCGGCCAGGCCGACGCCATGGCCAAGGCCATCAGCGGCAACGGCGCACCGGTCGCCGTCGACTGGATCGCCGGCGGGCACGACGGCGGCGACCCGGAGACCGATCGGGTGCACCGGCGGATCGGCGACTGGTTCGACCGGTACCTGAAGGACGACAAGGGCACCGGCACCGGACCCGGCTTCCGCGTCACCCGCACCGGAGGCATCGACTCCACCGACGGAGCCGCCCTCACGCGCGGGGCGAGCAGCGCTACGTACCCGGGGCTGAGCAGCGGCGCGGAGAGCGTCGCACTCGGCAGTCGCACGAAGACGTTCCGCAACCCCGCCGGGGCCAACCCGCCCGCCATCTCGGCCGTTCCCGGCGTCGGCGGCGGTCTCGCCCAGCTCTCGTCCCTCGGCGTCGGGCTCTCGATCGACTTCCCCGGGCAGTACGCCCGCTTCGACTCGGCCCCGCTGGACAAGCCGCTGAGCGTCACCGGCTCGCCGACCGTCCAGGTGGACGTCAAGGCGGAGCGGGGCGACGCGGTGCTGTTCGGCAAGGTGTACGACGTGTCGCCGGACGGCAAGCAGCAGGTGCTGCCCTCCCAGTTGGTCGCACCCTTCCGGATCACCCCCGACCAACAGGGCAAGCCGGTCCGGCTGACCCTCCCCGCCATCGACCACCGGTTCGACGCGGGACACCGGCTCCGCCTCGTCCTCTCCGCCACCGACCTCGGCTACGCCTCACCGGCCGAGCCGACGACGTACACCGTGACCCCCGCCGGCCCGCTGACCGTCCCCACCGCCCCCGCACTGAAGACCGCACCGGCCACCCTGCCCTGGTGGACCTGGGGACTCCCGGCCGCCGCCGTCGTGATCGCCGCCCTGCTGCTGCTCACCGCCCGCCGCCGCACCGCGACGCCCGCACCCGATCCGGCGCTCGCCGACGTACCCCTCCAGATCACCGGCCTGGCCAAGAAGTACGCCAGGTCCACCGACCGGTACGCCGTGAAGGAACTGTCCTTCCGGGTCGAGAAGGGGCAGGTCCTCGGCCTCCTCGGGCCCAACGGTGCGGGCAAGACCACGACCCTGCGCATGCTGATGGGGCTCATCACACCCGACGGCGGCGAGATCCGGGTCTTCGGGCAGGCCATCCGGCCGGGCGCACCCGTACTGTCGCGGGTCGGCTCGTTCGTCGAGGGCGCCGGCTTCCTGCCGCATCTGTCCGGACGCGCCAACCTGGAGCTGTACTGGCAGGCCACCGGGCGCCCCGCCGAGGACGCGCACATGGAGGAGGCCCTGGAGATCGCCGGACTCGGTGACGCCCTGGCCCGCGCCGTCCGTACGTACTCGCAGGGCATGCGGCAGCGGCTCGCCATCGCCCAGGCCATGCTCGGCATGCCGGACCTGCTCATCCTCGACGAACCGACCAACGGCCTCGACCCGCCCCAGATCCGTGAGATGCGTGACGTGATGATCCGTTACGCGGCCGGGGGCCGGACCGTGATCGTCTCCAGCCACCTGCTCTCCGAGGTCGAACAGTCCTGCACCCACCTCGTGGTCATGGACCGCGGCCGGCTCGTCCAGGCGGGCCCGGTCGCCGAGATCACCGGCTCCGGCGACATGCTGCTGGTCACCACCGCGCAGGAGGTCGCCGAACCGCTGGTGGAGAAGATCGCCGCACTGGCGGGGATCGGCTCGGCGGTCCGCACCGACGACGGACTCGGACTGCTGGTACGCCTCGACGGCGCCACCTCGTCCGGGCTGATCGCCGAACTGGTCAGACTGGACGTGCCGTTGACCGGTGTCGGACCGCACCGCCGCCTGGAGGACGCGTTCCTCACCCTGATCTCCGGAGGCTCCGCATGA
- a CDS encoding DUF4291 domain-containing protein → MTAPTRPQYEIRAQHTDTTVTVYQAYAPFIGGPAVRDGRFPDAWKRDRMTWIKPSFLWMMYRCGWGLKDGQETVLAVEITREGFDWALGHAELSHYVRGVHPDRATWQHGLRRAPARVQWDPERDLRLDRLPYRSLQLGLSGEASRRYADEWTVSIRDVTPLARQIHGLVRDGRLDEAAELLPTETPYPPGGVPLPAQAAA, encoded by the coding sequence ATGACCGCTCCGACCAGGCCGCAGTACGAGATCCGCGCCCAGCACACGGACACCACCGTCACCGTCTACCAGGCGTACGCCCCCTTCATCGGCGGTCCCGCCGTCCGTGACGGGCGCTTCCCCGACGCCTGGAAGCGCGACCGCATGACATGGATCAAGCCGAGCTTCCTGTGGATGATGTACCGCTGCGGCTGGGGGCTGAAGGACGGTCAGGAGACCGTGTTGGCCGTCGAGATCACCCGCGAGGGCTTCGACTGGGCCCTGGGCCACGCCGAACTCTCGCACTACGTCAGGGGAGTCCACCCGGACCGCGCCACCTGGCAGCACGGCCTGCGCCGCGCCCCGGCCCGCGTCCAGTGGGACCCCGAGCGCGACCTGCGCCTGGACCGGCTGCCGTACCGCTCCCTCCAGCTCGGGCTCTCCGGCGAGGCGTCACGGCGGTACGCGGACGAGTGGACCGTGTCCATCCGCGACGTCACCCCGCTCGCCCGGCAGATCCACGGACTGGTGCGTGACGGGCGACTCGACGAAGCGGCGGAGCTGCTGCCCACGGAGACGCCGTACCCGCCGGGCGGCGTCCCGCTCCCGGCACAGGCGGCAGCCTGA
- a CDS encoding vWA domain-containing protein, with amino-acid sequence MERRTGKYARKYVRTWQGALGVLLAGGVLLTGCSGTASENKATSDSRGGGPLPAPAPAASGGAADSESANKQDGLRESAPPDYLSTFALDVDTASYGYARRTLGDGGLPDPSTVRPEEFVNSFRQGYRRPDGNGFTVNVDGARAGNKDDWSLVRVGLATRAAPARDERPPAALTFVVDISGSMAETGRLDLVKKSLDILTDELRDDDSVSLVTFSDEAETLLPMTRLRDHRGKIRDRVDSMEATDSTNVEAGIRRGYDEAVDGHVKGANNRVVLLSDALANTGETDAEAILERIGSARRDHGITLFGVGVGSDYGDAFMEQLTNKGDGHTTYIADEEQARKVFVDQLPAHLELTARDAKAQVAFDQDTVKQFKLIGYEDRKVADEDFRNDRVDGGEVGPGHTVTALYAVRLREGASGHVATATVRWLDPRTRAPHEQRGTVGTNAIDGPLWGGDSKRLQVTAVAAYFAEALRGGQLPGAPGLGELASRAGKLASATEDESVRKLAAAIGQADRLKGGSGDGGSEGAPEGELD; translated from the coding sequence ATGGAACGCCGGACGGGCAAGTACGCGAGGAAATACGTGCGGACATGGCAAGGGGCACTCGGTGTGCTGCTGGCGGGCGGGGTGCTGCTCACCGGGTGCTCGGGCACGGCGAGCGAGAACAAGGCCACCAGCGACAGCCGGGGTGGCGGCCCGCTCCCGGCTCCCGCACCCGCCGCGTCGGGCGGCGCCGCCGACAGCGAGAGCGCGAACAAGCAGGACGGGCTGCGGGAGTCCGCACCGCCCGACTACCTGTCCACCTTCGCCCTGGACGTCGACACCGCCTCGTACGGCTATGCGCGCCGCACTCTCGGCGACGGCGGCCTGCCGGATCCGTCCACCGTGCGGCCCGAGGAGTTCGTCAACAGCTTCCGCCAGGGCTACCGGCGCCCGGACGGCAACGGCTTCACCGTGAACGTCGACGGGGCCCGCGCCGGGAACAAGGACGACTGGTCGCTGGTGCGGGTGGGCCTGGCCACCCGGGCCGCCCCCGCCCGTGACGAACGCCCGCCCGCCGCGCTCACCTTCGTCGTCGACATCTCCGGCTCGATGGCCGAGACCGGCCGCCTCGACCTGGTGAAGAAGTCCCTGGACATCCTCACCGACGAACTCCGCGACGACGACTCGGTCTCTCTGGTCACCTTCAGCGACGAGGCGGAGACCCTGCTGCCGATGACCCGGCTGCGGGACCACCGCGGCAAGATCCGCGACCGGGTCGACTCCATGGAGGCCACCGACTCCACCAACGTGGAGGCCGGTATCAGGCGCGGCTACGACGAGGCGGTCGACGGCCACGTCAAGGGCGCCAACAACCGGGTCGTCCTGCTCTCCGACGCCCTCGCCAACACCGGCGAGACCGACGCCGAAGCCATCCTGGAACGCATCGGCTCCGCCCGCCGCGACCACGGGATCACCCTCTTCGGGGTCGGCGTCGGCAGCGACTACGGCGACGCGTTCATGGAGCAGCTCACCAACAAGGGCGACGGCCACACCACGTACATCGCCGACGAGGAACAGGCCCGCAAGGTCTTCGTCGACCAGCTGCCCGCACACCTCGAACTGACGGCGCGCGACGCCAAGGCCCAGGTCGCCTTCGACCAGGACACCGTCAAGCAGTTCAAGCTCATCGGGTACGAGGACCGCAAGGTCGCCGACGAGGACTTCCGCAACGACCGCGTCGACGGCGGCGAGGTCGGCCCCGGCCACACGGTGACGGCCCTCTACGCCGTACGCCTCAGGGAGGGCGCCTCGGGGCACGTCGCGACGGCGACCGTGCGCTGGCTGGACCCCAGGACCCGGGCACCGCACGAGCAGAGGGGCACGGTCGGGACGAACGCGATCGACGGCCCGCTGTGGGGCGGTGACAGCAAGCGCCTCCAAGTGACGGCGGTCGCCGCCTACTTCGCCGAGGCGCTGCGCGGCGGTCAGCTGCCGGGCGCGCCCGGACTCGGCGAACTCGCCTCGCGGGCGGGGAAGCTGGCGTCCGCGACCGAGGACGAGTCGGTACGGAAGCTGGCGGCCGCCATCGGACAGGCCGACCGGCTCAAGGGCGGCTCGGGCGACGGCGGTTCCGAGGGAGCGCCGGAGGGCGAACTGGACTGA
- the mmsA gene encoding CoA-acylating methylmalonate-semialdehyde dehydrogenase — translation MKTVNHWIGGKTVEGASGNYGPVTDPATGVVTTQVALASLEEVDAAVAAAKDAYATWGTSSLAARTAVLFRYRALLDAHRDEIAALITAEHGKVHSDALGEVARGLEIVELACGITTQLKGELSTQVSSRVDVSSIRQSLGVVAGITPFNFPAMVPMWMFPLAIACGNTFVLKPSEKDPSAANLLAELAAEAGLPDGVLNVLHGDKVAVDGLLNHPDVAAVSFVGSTPIARYIHATASANGKRVQALGGAKNHMLVLPDADLDAAADAAVSAAYGSAGERCMAISAVVAVGSIADELVAKIKERAEKIKIGPGNDPASEMGPLITAAHRDKVASYVTGAAAQGAEVVLDGTGFTVEGFEDGHWIGLSLLDNVSTDSDAYKDEIFGPVLCVLRTETYEEGVALMNASPFGNGTAIFTRDGGAARRFQLEIEAGMVGVNVPIPVPVGYHSFGGWKDSLFGDHHIYGNDGVHFYTRGKVVTTRWPDPADAPAGVDLGFPRNH, via the coding sequence ATGAAGACCGTCAACCACTGGATCGGTGGCAAGACCGTCGAGGGCGCGTCGGGCAACTACGGCCCGGTCACCGACCCGGCCACCGGCGTCGTCACCACCCAGGTCGCGCTCGCCTCCCTCGAAGAGGTCGACGCCGCGGTCGCCGCCGCCAAGGACGCCTACGCCACGTGGGGCACGTCCTCGCTGGCCGCCCGCACCGCGGTCCTGTTCCGCTACCGGGCACTGCTCGACGCCCACCGCGACGAGATCGCCGCGCTGATCACCGCCGAGCACGGCAAGGTGCACTCGGACGCGCTGGGCGAGGTCGCCCGCGGTCTGGAGATCGTCGAGCTGGCCTGCGGCATCACCACCCAGCTCAAGGGCGAGCTGTCCACCCAGGTCTCCAGCCGGGTCGACGTCTCCTCGATCCGCCAGTCGCTCGGCGTCGTCGCGGGCATCACCCCGTTCAACTTCCCGGCCATGGTGCCGATGTGGATGTTCCCGCTCGCCATCGCCTGCGGAAACACCTTCGTCCTCAAGCCCAGCGAGAAGGACCCGTCGGCCGCGAACCTGCTGGCCGAGCTGGCCGCCGAGGCCGGTCTGCCGGACGGTGTGCTGAACGTCCTGCACGGTGACAAGGTCGCCGTCGACGGGCTGCTGAACCACCCGGACGTCGCCGCGGTCTCCTTCGTCGGCTCCACCCCGATCGCCCGCTACATCCACGCCACCGCCTCCGCCAACGGCAAGCGCGTCCAGGCGCTCGGAGGCGCGAAGAACCACATGCTGGTGCTGCCGGACGCGGACCTCGACGCCGCGGCCGACGCCGCCGTCTCCGCCGCGTACGGCTCCGCCGGTGAGCGCTGCATGGCGATCTCCGCGGTCGTCGCGGTCGGCTCCATCGCCGACGAGCTCGTCGCGAAGATCAAGGAGCGCGCCGAGAAGATCAAGATCGGCCCCGGCAACGACCCGGCCTCCGAGATGGGACCGCTGATCACCGCCGCCCACCGCGACAAGGTCGCCTCCTACGTCACGGGCGCCGCGGCCCAGGGCGCCGAAGTCGTCCTGGACGGCACCGGCTTCACCGTCGAGGGCTTCGAGGACGGCCACTGGATCGGCCTCTCCCTCCTCGACAACGTGTCCACCGACTCGGACGCGTACAAGGACGAGATCTTCGGCCCGGTCCTGTGCGTCCTGCGCACCGAGACGTACGAAGAGGGCGTCGCCCTCATGAACGCCTCGCCGTTCGGCAACGGCACCGCGATCTTCACCCGCGACGGCGGCGCCGCCCGCCGCTTCCAGCTGGAGATCGAGGCCGGCATGGTCGGCGTCAACGTGCCGATCCCGGTGCCGGTCGGCTACCACTCCTTCGGTGGCTGGAAGGACTCCCTCTTCGGCGACCACCACATCTACGGCAACGACGGCGTGCACTTCTACACCCGCGGCAAGGTCGTCACCACCCGCTGGCCGGACCCGGCCGACGCCCCGGCCGGTGTGGACCTGGGCTTCCCCCGCAACCACTGA
- a CDS encoding ABC transporter permease — MSAAVDLTGSAEAPGYRARHTLPLRVEAVRQLRRRRTLLMGGVLAALPFILIIAFAIGGTPDSRGGGSDRITLMDTATASAANFAATCLFVSAGFLLVVPVALFCGDTVASEASWSSLRYLLAAPVPRARLLWSKLVVALGFSLAAMVLLPLVALAAGAVAYGWGPLELPTGGSLAASDTVPRLALVVAFVFVSQLVTAGLAFWLSTKTDAPLGAVGGAVGLTIVGNVLDAVTALGSWREFLPAHWQFAWADALQPDLEWGGMAKGAAISVTYALILFAFAFRGFSRKDIVS; from the coding sequence ATGAGTGCCGCAGTCGATCTCACCGGGAGCGCCGAAGCCCCCGGCTACCGGGCCCGGCACACCCTGCCGCTGCGCGTCGAGGCGGTACGCCAGCTGCGCAGGCGCCGCACCCTGCTCATGGGCGGGGTGCTGGCCGCGCTGCCGTTCATCCTGATCATCGCGTTCGCGATCGGCGGCACCCCGGACTCGCGGGGCGGCGGCAGCGACCGGATCACCCTGATGGACACCGCGACCGCGTCCGCCGCGAACTTCGCCGCGACCTGCCTGTTCGTCTCCGCCGGTTTCCTGCTCGTCGTCCCGGTCGCGCTGTTCTGCGGGGACACCGTCGCCTCCGAGGCCAGTTGGTCGTCGCTGCGCTACCTGCTGGCGGCGCCCGTGCCCCGGGCCAGGCTGCTGTGGAGCAAGCTCGTCGTGGCGCTCGGCTTCAGCCTGGCCGCGATGGTGCTGCTGCCGCTCGTCGCGCTGGCCGCGGGAGCCGTCGCGTACGGCTGGGGGCCGCTCGAACTGCCCACCGGGGGCTCGCTCGCCGCCTCGGACACCGTGCCGCGGCTCGCGCTTGTCGTCGCGTTCGTCTTCGTGTCCCAACTGGTCACCGCCGGACTGGCGTTCTGGCTCTCCACGAAGACCGACGCCCCGCTGGGCGCGGTCGGCGGCGCGGTCGGGCTGACCATCGTCGGCAATGTGCTGGACGCCGTCACCGCGCTCGGGTCCTGGCGCGAATTCCTGCCCGCGCACTGGCAGTTCGCCTGGGCGGACGCGCTCCAGCCCGATCTGGAATGGGGCGGCATGGCCAAGGGCGCGGCGATCTCGGTGACGTACGCCCTGATCCTGTTCGCCTTCGCCTTCCGTGGGTTCAGTCGTAAGGACATCGTGTCCTGA